The following coding sequences are from one Plasmodium gaboni strain SY75 chromosome 10, whole genome shotgun sequence window:
- a CDS encoding dihydrolipoamide acyltransferase component E2, producing MLYNLIILIFYLRFSRCISKNNNYGYMNNISNYSNVVNNNNNLRNRKNVVYSKIEIKMPALSSTMTTGKIVKWNKNIGDYVNLGDIIMTVESDKADMDVEAFDEGFLRVKRLEDGCEANVGDVLGVLTTEENENMDEKKYNDSDINKIENDIKVLNPNKDKPEEIIKEDIHFVQKHINDNINEGKIFIPFIKSKKKKARIIKWLKSENDFIKKDDVLFYVEDDKSMIEVESPYSGIIKNILVKEGQFADLDKEVAIISITEQKDDQKEKKEEPFKNEEYEEINKDNILIHYINKIKKSEEGRKFLKNLSEQEEKTLEERLKLNYEKYNKISNDLFRSSESTKDNVLKEKENDIQYEMVLPSASELMRQNKLSPKDIINRKIPNRVTYEDVDAFLNGPKNNSTNVTYVEKQNLQTVEDGEQKTVDMTNIQKSIKNNMMLTLTVPVFRVTHLIKTNELLKLYEKVKEKISMSVILNKCVSTVLLSHPLMYSTYIDKDNGKILYNKDVNIGNALGLSDSLLTPVLKKVDKKDIYTLANEWKMLVEKGKNGLLNSNDMTGSNFYISNLGMFNTYQFDAILPKNSSCILSIGTNIGSIDNLEDLKIQKGMMMTLTCDHRHIYGSHAAAFMNDLSKFIEKDIMKIFL from the exons atgttatataacttaattatattaattttttatttaagATTTTCTAGATGTATCTCTAAGAACAATAATTATGGTTACATGAACAACATTAGTAACTATTCAAATGTTGTaaacaacaataataatttaagaaatagaaaaaatgtTGTTTATTCAAAAATAGAAATTAAAATGCCAGCTCTATCTAGTACCATGACAACAGGAAAAATTGTTAAATggaataaaaatataggAGATTATGTAAAT cTAGGTGATATTATAATGACTGTCGAAAGTGATAAAGCAGACATGGACGTGGAAGCGTTCGATGAAG GGTTTTTAAGGGTTAAACGTTTGGAAGATGGATGTGAAGCGAATGTTGGAGATGTCCTAGGAGTTTTAACTACAGAAGAAAACGAAAATATGGatgaaaagaaatataatgataGTGACATTAATAAGAtagaaaatgatataaaagTATTAAATCCTAATAAAGACAAACCTgaagaaattataaaagaagataTTCATTTTGTGCAGAAGcatataaatgataatataaatgaaggaaaaatatttattccttttataaagtctaaaaaaaagaaagcAAGAATAATTAAATGGTTAAAAAGTGAGAatgattttataaaaaaagatgatgttttattttatgtagAGGATGATAAAAGTATGATAGAAGTGGAAAGTCCATATTCTG gtataataaaaaatatattagtTAAGGAAGGACAGTTCGCAGATTTAGACAAAGAAGTTGCCATCATCTCAATAACAGAG CAAAAAGATGatcaaaaagaaaaaaaagaagaacCTTTTAAAAACGA ggaatatgaagaaataaataaagataatatattaatacattatataaataaaatcaAGAAAAGTGAAGAGGGAAGGaagtttttaaaaaatttaag tGAACAAGAAGAAAAAACACTGGAAGAAAGGCTCAAATTAAATTATGAGAAATACAATAAAATTTCCAATGATCTATTCAG GTCTAGTGAAAGTACCAAAGATAATgtattaaaagaaaaagaa AACGACATTCAATATGAAATGGTGTTGCCATCTGCATCAGAGTTGATGAGACAAAACAAATTAAGTCCAAAGGATATAAT aaACAGAAAAATACCCAATCGTGTAACCTATGAAGACGTTGATGCCTTTTTAAATGGACctaaaaataattctaCTAATGTTACTTACGTCGAAAAACAAAATCTTCAAACAGTTGAAGATGGAGAACAAAAAACTGTCGATATGACAAATATTCAGAAatcaataaaaaataatatgatgCTTACCTTAACAGTTCCTGTGTTCCGTGTTActcatttaataaaaacaaatgaattattgaaattatatgaaaaagtaaaagaaaaaattagTATGAGTGTTATATTAAACAAATGTGTATCAACTGTGTTATTAAGTCACCCCTTAATGTATTCTACTTATATTGATAAAGATAAtggaaaaatattatataataaggATGTTAATATAGGAAATGCACTAGGATTATCAGATTCTCTATTAACTCCTGTGTTAAAAAAAGTTGataaaaaggatatatatacattGGCCAATGAATGGAAG ATGCTAGTTGAGAAAGGAAAAAATGGTCTCCTAAATTCAAATGATATGACAGGTAGTAATTTTTACATTTCCAATTTGGGAATGTTCAATACATACCAATTTGATGCAATACTGCCAAAAAACTCATCATGTATCTTATCAATTGGCACAAATATTGGAAGTATTGATAACTTGGAAGACTTAAAAATTCAAAAGGGAATGATGATGACTTTGACATGTGACCACAGACATATCTATGGATCTCATGCAGCAGCTTTTATGAATGATTTATCAAAATTTATTGAAAAGgatattatgaaaatatttttataa